The Syntrophorhabdaceae bacterium genomic sequence AGGTACATCGGAATCTGCATGGCAGAGCTCTTCACACCGTACATATTGAGTGTCATAATGTGCCTGATGCCATAGCAGACAAAGAGGATCGTCACGAGGCCCGATAGGAAATACGCGACAGTCTTCAGGAGGTGGCTCACCCTGTCAGGCGCATATTCCGTTATCGCCTCCATAGAAAAGTGGGTTCCGTACTTGATCCCGATGGATGCGGCAAGATATGTACAGAAGATCATCGTATAGTTCGCCACTTCACCGAACCAGGTAAAGCTATGGTTTATGGTGTAGCGGAGAGCCGTCTCGA encodes the following:
- a CDS encoding TRAP transporter small permease; its protein translation is ETALRYTINHSFTWFGEVANYTMIFCTYLAASIGIKYGTHFSMEAITEYAPDRVSHLLKTVAYFLSGLVTILFVCYGIRHIMTLNMYGVKSSAMQIPMYLPYIPIPLFALTMTFRFFALSYRHFRGFLERKPFERVRRR